In one Drosophila pseudoobscura strain MV-25-SWS-2005 chromosome X, UCI_Dpse_MV25, whole genome shotgun sequence genomic region, the following are encoded:
- the LOC4813727 gene encoding nuclear transcription factor Y subunit beta isoform X1, producing MTRLTEEMVIARSKQSDLGLITKLNCWGSDLTDVSIIKRMRGVEVLALSVNKISTLAHFEDCSKLQELYLRKNHIQDINEIAYLQNLPALRNLWLEENPFCDQAGANYRAIVLRALPNLKKLDNVEVTQEEVDDALRRGGSVGGGGGGGGGSGSVPEDEVYEDAYEVRQQQRTSPQHSYPTHSPPPQQQQQYHPQTQQQPQQQPQQQRQSSSPIMREPLLLASPPGNHSCEGTITHSASDLGGSQVLPVHGSKPPTPTKEPVHPPSPMYNTLTKEQRTSYQQYDRSPGSDQESSPNAGYREVRPAPIPPSISAHSMKEYYQSDRPTYPAHYRHSQTDLTEWEEHQQHQVPQVHHNPYGSQMLNHPQRRSVGPESGDRFTGYRNGSARENGGDWDPEDRPRSSRRPEGRYSDSTNNVSASVANHYSGYHRRPINRSSNLLSATLCLVKELDYASLEVLEHAVRCRIDELATE from the exons ATGACGCGCCTCACAGAGGAAATGGTCATAGCTCGGTCCAAGCAATCGGATCTGGGCCTAATTACAAAACTGAATTGCTG GGGAAGTGATCTCACCGATGTATCCATCATCAAGCGCATGCGTGGTGTCGAGGTGCTGGCGCTTAG CGTCAATAAAATCAGCACCTTGGCGCACTTTGAAGACTGCTCGAAGCTGCAGGAACTATATCTGCGCAAGAACCACATTCAGGACATCAATGAGATTGCTTACCTGCAGAATCTGCCAGCACTGAGGAACCTCTGGCTTGAGGAGAATCCATTCTGTGACCAGGCCGGCGCCAA CTATCGGGCGATCGTATTGCGCGCTTTGCCCAATCTGAAGAAACTCGATAATGTGGAAGTCACACAGGAGGAGGTGGACGATGCCTTGCGTCGCGGTGGCAGCgtcggcggtggcggtggaggcggcggcggcagcggttCGGTGCCCGAGGATGAGGTGTACGAAGATGCCTATGAGgtacgacagcagcagcgtacATCGCCGCAGCATAGCTACCCCACACACTCGCCgccaccgcagcagcagcagcagtatcaTCCACAGACGCAGCAGCAACctcaacaacagccacagcagcagcgccagagcTCGAGTCCCATCATGCGAGAG CCGCTTTTGTTAGCCAGCCCGCCGGGTAACCACAGCTGCGAAGGGACCATCACGCACAGTGCCAGCGATCTAGGTGGCAGCCAGGTGCTGCCAGTGCATGGCTCCAAGCCCCCAACACCCACCAAG GAACCCGTGCATCCGCCATCGCCCATGTATAACACGTTAACCAAAGAGCAGCGCACTTCCTATCAGCAATACGAT CGCTCGCCGGGCTCTGACCAGGAGAGCAGCCCAAATGCTGGCTATCGGGAGGTGCGACCAGCGCCCATCCCGCCCAGCATATCCGCACATTCGATGAAG GAATACTATCAGTCGGATCGCCCGACCTACCCGGCACACTATCGCCATAGCCAGACAGACCTCACCGAATGggaggagcaccagcagcaccaagTGCCGCAGGTCCACCACAATCCGTACGGCAGCCAGATGCTGAACCACCCACAACGTCGCAGCGTCGGTCCCGAGAGTGGAGATCGTTTCACTGGCTACCGGAATGGAAGTGCGCGTGAGAACGGCGGAGATTGGGACCCAGAGGATAGGCCACGATCAAG CAGACGGCCGGAGGGTCGCTACAGCGATTCGACTAACAACGTGTCAGCCTCTGTGGCGAATCATTACTCGGGCTATCATCGTCGACCCATTAACCGG AGCTCCAATCTATTGTCTGCCACGCTCTGCCTGGTCAAAGAGCTTGACTACGCCAGCCTGGAGGTGCTCGAACACGCCGTGCGGTGTCGCATCGATGAGCTAGCGACTGAATGA
- the LOC4813727 gene encoding uncharacterized protein isoform X8, which produces MTRLTEEMVIARSKQSDLGLITKLNCWGSDLTDVSIIKRMRGVEVLALSVNKISTLAHFEDCSKLQELYLRKNHIQDINEIAYLQNLPALRNLWLEENPFCDQAGANYRAIVLRALPNLKKLDNVEVTQEEVDDALRRGGSVGGGGGGGGGSGSVPEDEVYEDAYEVRQQQRTSPQHSYPTHSPPPQQQQQYHPQTQQQPQQQPQQQRQSSSPIMRESDRPTYPAHYRHSQTDLTEWEEHQQHQVPQVHHNPYGSQMLNHPQRRSVGPESGDRFTGYRNGSARENGGDWDPEDRPRSSRRPEGRYSDSTNNVSASVANHYSGYHRRPINRSSNLLSATLCLVKELDYASLEVLEHAVRCRIDELATE; this is translated from the exons ATGACGCGCCTCACAGAGGAAATGGTCATAGCTCGGTCCAAGCAATCGGATCTGGGCCTAATTACAAAACTGAATTGCTG GGGAAGTGATCTCACCGATGTATCCATCATCAAGCGCATGCGTGGTGTCGAGGTGCTGGCGCTTAG CGTCAATAAAATCAGCACCTTGGCGCACTTTGAAGACTGCTCGAAGCTGCAGGAACTATATCTGCGCAAGAACCACATTCAGGACATCAATGAGATTGCTTACCTGCAGAATCTGCCAGCACTGAGGAACCTCTGGCTTGAGGAGAATCCATTCTGTGACCAGGCCGGCGCCAA CTATCGGGCGATCGTATTGCGCGCTTTGCCCAATCTGAAGAAACTCGATAATGTGGAAGTCACACAGGAGGAGGTGGACGATGCCTTGCGTCGCGGTGGCAGCgtcggcggtggcggtggaggcggcggcggcagcggttCGGTGCCCGAGGATGAGGTGTACGAAGATGCCTATGAGgtacgacagcagcagcgtacATCGCCGCAGCATAGCTACCCCACACACTCGCCgccaccgcagcagcagcagcagtatcaTCCACAGACGCAGCAGCAACctcaacaacagccacagcagcagcgccagagcTCGAGTCCCATCATGCGAGAG TCGGATCGCCCGACCTACCCGGCACACTATCGCCATAGCCAGACAGACCTCACCGAATGggaggagcaccagcagcaccaagTGCCGCAGGTCCACCACAATCCGTACGGCAGCCAGATGCTGAACCACCCACAACGTCGCAGCGTCGGTCCCGAGAGTGGAGATCGTTTCACTGGCTACCGGAATGGAAGTGCGCGTGAGAACGGCGGAGATTGGGACCCAGAGGATAGGCCACGATCAAG CAGACGGCCGGAGGGTCGCTACAGCGATTCGACTAACAACGTGTCAGCCTCTGTGGCGAATCATTACTCGGGCTATCATCGTCGACCCATTAACCGG AGCTCCAATCTATTGTCTGCCACGCTCTGCCTGGTCAAAGAGCTTGACTACGCCAGCCTGGAGGTGCTCGAACACGCCGTGCGGTGTCGCATCGATGAGCTAGCGACTGAATGA
- the LOC4813727 gene encoding nuclear transcription factor Y subunit beta isoform X2 — MTRLTEEMVIARSKQSDLGLITKLNCWGSDLTDVSIIKRMRGVEVLALSVNKISTLAHFEDCSKLQELYLRKNHIQDINEIAYLQNLPALRNLWLEENPFCDQAGANYRAIVLRALPNLKKLDNVEVTQEEVDDALRRGGSVGGGGGGGGGSGSVPEDEVYEDAYEVRQQQRTSPQHSYPTHSPPPQQQQQYHPQTQQQPQQQPQQQRQSSSPIMREPLLLASPPGNHSCEGTITHSASDLGGSQVLPVHGSKPPTPTKEPVHPPSPMYNTLTKEQRTSYQQYDRSPGSDQESSPNAGYREVRPAPIPPSISAHSMKEYYQSDRPTYPAHYRHSQTDLTEWEEHQQHQVPQVHHNPYGSQMLNHPQRRSVGPESGDRFTGYRNGSARENGGDWDPEDRPRSRRPEGRYSDSTNNVSASVANHYSGYHRRPINRSSNLLSATLCLVKELDYASLEVLEHAVRCRIDELATE; from the exons ATGACGCGCCTCACAGAGGAAATGGTCATAGCTCGGTCCAAGCAATCGGATCTGGGCCTAATTACAAAACTGAATTGCTG GGGAAGTGATCTCACCGATGTATCCATCATCAAGCGCATGCGTGGTGTCGAGGTGCTGGCGCTTAG CGTCAATAAAATCAGCACCTTGGCGCACTTTGAAGACTGCTCGAAGCTGCAGGAACTATATCTGCGCAAGAACCACATTCAGGACATCAATGAGATTGCTTACCTGCAGAATCTGCCAGCACTGAGGAACCTCTGGCTTGAGGAGAATCCATTCTGTGACCAGGCCGGCGCCAA CTATCGGGCGATCGTATTGCGCGCTTTGCCCAATCTGAAGAAACTCGATAATGTGGAAGTCACACAGGAGGAGGTGGACGATGCCTTGCGTCGCGGTGGCAGCgtcggcggtggcggtggaggcggcggcggcagcggttCGGTGCCCGAGGATGAGGTGTACGAAGATGCCTATGAGgtacgacagcagcagcgtacATCGCCGCAGCATAGCTACCCCACACACTCGCCgccaccgcagcagcagcagcagtatcaTCCACAGACGCAGCAGCAACctcaacaacagccacagcagcagcgccagagcTCGAGTCCCATCATGCGAGAG CCGCTTTTGTTAGCCAGCCCGCCGGGTAACCACAGCTGCGAAGGGACCATCACGCACAGTGCCAGCGATCTAGGTGGCAGCCAGGTGCTGCCAGTGCATGGCTCCAAGCCCCCAACACCCACCAAG GAACCCGTGCATCCGCCATCGCCCATGTATAACACGTTAACCAAAGAGCAGCGCACTTCCTATCAGCAATACGAT CGCTCGCCGGGCTCTGACCAGGAGAGCAGCCCAAATGCTGGCTATCGGGAGGTGCGACCAGCGCCCATCCCGCCCAGCATATCCGCACATTCGATGAAG GAATACTATCAGTCGGATCGCCCGACCTACCCGGCACACTATCGCCATAGCCAGACAGACCTCACCGAATGggaggagcaccagcagcaccaagTGCCGCAGGTCCACCACAATCCGTACGGCAGCCAGATGCTGAACCACCCACAACGTCGCAGCGTCGGTCCCGAGAGTGGAGATCGTTTCACTGGCTACCGGAATGGAAGTGCGCGTGAGAACGGCGGAGATTGGGACCCAGAGGATAGGCCACGATCAAG ACGGCCGGAGGGTCGCTACAGCGATTCGACTAACAACGTGTCAGCCTCTGTGGCGAATCATTACTCGGGCTATCATCGTCGACCCATTAACCGG AGCTCCAATCTATTGTCTGCCACGCTCTGCCTGGTCAAAGAGCTTGACTACGCCAGCCTGGAGGTGCTCGAACACGCCGTGCGGTGTCGCATCGATGAGCTAGCGACTGAATGA
- the LOC4813727 gene encoding nuclear transcription factor Y subunit beta isoform X3, producing MTRLTEEMVIARSKQSDLGLITKLNCWGSDLTDVSIIKRMRGVEVLALSVNKISTLAHFEDCSKLQELYLRKNHIQDINEIAYLQNLPALRNLWLEENPFCDQAGANYRAIVLRALPNLKKLDNVEVTQEEVDDALRRGGSVGGGGGGGGGSGSVPEDEVYEDAYEVRQQQRTSPQHSYPTHSPPPQQQQQYHPQTQQQPQQQPQQQRQSSSPIMREPLLLASPPGNHSCEGTITHSASDLGGSQVLPVHGSKPPTPTKEPVHPPSPMYNTLTKEQRTSYQQYDRSPGSDQESSPNAGYREVRPAPIPPSISAHSMKSDRPTYPAHYRHSQTDLTEWEEHQQHQVPQVHHNPYGSQMLNHPQRRSVGPESGDRFTGYRNGSARENGGDWDPEDRPRSSRRPEGRYSDSTNNVSASVANHYSGYHRRPINRSSNLLSATLCLVKELDYASLEVLEHAVRCRIDELATE from the exons ATGACGCGCCTCACAGAGGAAATGGTCATAGCTCGGTCCAAGCAATCGGATCTGGGCCTAATTACAAAACTGAATTGCTG GGGAAGTGATCTCACCGATGTATCCATCATCAAGCGCATGCGTGGTGTCGAGGTGCTGGCGCTTAG CGTCAATAAAATCAGCACCTTGGCGCACTTTGAAGACTGCTCGAAGCTGCAGGAACTATATCTGCGCAAGAACCACATTCAGGACATCAATGAGATTGCTTACCTGCAGAATCTGCCAGCACTGAGGAACCTCTGGCTTGAGGAGAATCCATTCTGTGACCAGGCCGGCGCCAA CTATCGGGCGATCGTATTGCGCGCTTTGCCCAATCTGAAGAAACTCGATAATGTGGAAGTCACACAGGAGGAGGTGGACGATGCCTTGCGTCGCGGTGGCAGCgtcggcggtggcggtggaggcggcggcggcagcggttCGGTGCCCGAGGATGAGGTGTACGAAGATGCCTATGAGgtacgacagcagcagcgtacATCGCCGCAGCATAGCTACCCCACACACTCGCCgccaccgcagcagcagcagcagtatcaTCCACAGACGCAGCAGCAACctcaacaacagccacagcagcagcgccagagcTCGAGTCCCATCATGCGAGAG CCGCTTTTGTTAGCCAGCCCGCCGGGTAACCACAGCTGCGAAGGGACCATCACGCACAGTGCCAGCGATCTAGGTGGCAGCCAGGTGCTGCCAGTGCATGGCTCCAAGCCCCCAACACCCACCAAG GAACCCGTGCATCCGCCATCGCCCATGTATAACACGTTAACCAAAGAGCAGCGCACTTCCTATCAGCAATACGAT CGCTCGCCGGGCTCTGACCAGGAGAGCAGCCCAAATGCTGGCTATCGGGAGGTGCGACCAGCGCCCATCCCGCCCAGCATATCCGCACATTCGATGAAG TCGGATCGCCCGACCTACCCGGCACACTATCGCCATAGCCAGACAGACCTCACCGAATGggaggagcaccagcagcaccaagTGCCGCAGGTCCACCACAATCCGTACGGCAGCCAGATGCTGAACCACCCACAACGTCGCAGCGTCGGTCCCGAGAGTGGAGATCGTTTCACTGGCTACCGGAATGGAAGTGCGCGTGAGAACGGCGGAGATTGGGACCCAGAGGATAGGCCACGATCAAG CAGACGGCCGGAGGGTCGCTACAGCGATTCGACTAACAACGTGTCAGCCTCTGTGGCGAATCATTACTCGGGCTATCATCGTCGACCCATTAACCGG AGCTCCAATCTATTGTCTGCCACGCTCTGCCTGGTCAAAGAGCTTGACTACGCCAGCCTGGAGGTGCTCGAACACGCCGTGCGGTGTCGCATCGATGAGCTAGCGACTGAATGA
- the LOC4813727 gene encoding uncharacterized protein isoform X4, translated as MTRLTEEMVIARSKQSDLGLITKLNCWGSDLTDVSIIKRMRGVEVLALSVNKISTLAHFEDCSKLQELYLRKNHIQDINEIAYLQNLPALRNLWLEENPFCDQAGANYRAIVLRALPNLKKLDNVEVTQEEVDDALRRGGSVGGGGGGGGGSGSVPEDEVYEDAYEVRQQQRTSPQHSYPTHSPPPQQQQQYHPQTQQQPQQQPQQQRQSSSPIMREPLLLASPPGNHSCEGTITHSASDLGGSQVLPVHGSKPPTPTKEPVHPPSPMYNTLTKEQRTSYQQYDEYYQSDRPTYPAHYRHSQTDLTEWEEHQQHQVPQVHHNPYGSQMLNHPQRRSVGPESGDRFTGYRNGSARENGGDWDPEDRPRSSRRPEGRYSDSTNNVSASVANHYSGYHRRPINRSSNLLSATLCLVKELDYASLEVLEHAVRCRIDELATE; from the exons ATGACGCGCCTCACAGAGGAAATGGTCATAGCTCGGTCCAAGCAATCGGATCTGGGCCTAATTACAAAACTGAATTGCTG GGGAAGTGATCTCACCGATGTATCCATCATCAAGCGCATGCGTGGTGTCGAGGTGCTGGCGCTTAG CGTCAATAAAATCAGCACCTTGGCGCACTTTGAAGACTGCTCGAAGCTGCAGGAACTATATCTGCGCAAGAACCACATTCAGGACATCAATGAGATTGCTTACCTGCAGAATCTGCCAGCACTGAGGAACCTCTGGCTTGAGGAGAATCCATTCTGTGACCAGGCCGGCGCCAA CTATCGGGCGATCGTATTGCGCGCTTTGCCCAATCTGAAGAAACTCGATAATGTGGAAGTCACACAGGAGGAGGTGGACGATGCCTTGCGTCGCGGTGGCAGCgtcggcggtggcggtggaggcggcggcggcagcggttCGGTGCCCGAGGATGAGGTGTACGAAGATGCCTATGAGgtacgacagcagcagcgtacATCGCCGCAGCATAGCTACCCCACACACTCGCCgccaccgcagcagcagcagcagtatcaTCCACAGACGCAGCAGCAACctcaacaacagccacagcagcagcgccagagcTCGAGTCCCATCATGCGAGAG CCGCTTTTGTTAGCCAGCCCGCCGGGTAACCACAGCTGCGAAGGGACCATCACGCACAGTGCCAGCGATCTAGGTGGCAGCCAGGTGCTGCCAGTGCATGGCTCCAAGCCCCCAACACCCACCAAG GAACCCGTGCATCCGCCATCGCCCATGTATAACACGTTAACCAAAGAGCAGCGCACTTCCTATCAGCAATACGAT GAATACTATCAGTCGGATCGCCCGACCTACCCGGCACACTATCGCCATAGCCAGACAGACCTCACCGAATGggaggagcaccagcagcaccaagTGCCGCAGGTCCACCACAATCCGTACGGCAGCCAGATGCTGAACCACCCACAACGTCGCAGCGTCGGTCCCGAGAGTGGAGATCGTTTCACTGGCTACCGGAATGGAAGTGCGCGTGAGAACGGCGGAGATTGGGACCCAGAGGATAGGCCACGATCAAG CAGACGGCCGGAGGGTCGCTACAGCGATTCGACTAACAACGTGTCAGCCTCTGTGGCGAATCATTACTCGGGCTATCATCGTCGACCCATTAACCGG AGCTCCAATCTATTGTCTGCCACGCTCTGCCTGGTCAAAGAGCTTGACTACGCCAGCCTGGAGGTGCTCGAACACGCCGTGCGGTGTCGCATCGATGAGCTAGCGACTGAATGA
- the LOC4813727 gene encoding transcription factor mef2A isoform X5 encodes MTRLTEEMVIARSKQSDLGLITKLNCWGSDLTDVSIIKRMRGVEVLALSVNKISTLAHFEDCSKLQELYLRKNHIQDINEIAYLQNLPALRNLWLEENPFCDQAGANYRAIVLRALPNLKKLDNVEVTQEEVDDALRRGGSVGGGGGGGGGSGSVPEDEVYEDAYEVRQQQRTSPQHSYPTHSPPPQQQQQYHPQTQQQPQQQPQQQRQSSSPIMREEPVHPPSPMYNTLTKEQRTSYQQYDRSPGSDQESSPNAGYREVRPAPIPPSISAHSMKEYYQSDRPTYPAHYRHSQTDLTEWEEHQQHQVPQVHHNPYGSQMLNHPQRRSVGPESGDRFTGYRNGSARENGGDWDPEDRPRSRRPEGRYSDSTNNVSASVANHYSGYHRRPINRSSNLLSATLCLVKELDYASLEVLEHAVRCRIDELATE; translated from the exons ATGACGCGCCTCACAGAGGAAATGGTCATAGCTCGGTCCAAGCAATCGGATCTGGGCCTAATTACAAAACTGAATTGCTG GGGAAGTGATCTCACCGATGTATCCATCATCAAGCGCATGCGTGGTGTCGAGGTGCTGGCGCTTAG CGTCAATAAAATCAGCACCTTGGCGCACTTTGAAGACTGCTCGAAGCTGCAGGAACTATATCTGCGCAAGAACCACATTCAGGACATCAATGAGATTGCTTACCTGCAGAATCTGCCAGCACTGAGGAACCTCTGGCTTGAGGAGAATCCATTCTGTGACCAGGCCGGCGCCAA CTATCGGGCGATCGTATTGCGCGCTTTGCCCAATCTGAAGAAACTCGATAATGTGGAAGTCACACAGGAGGAGGTGGACGATGCCTTGCGTCGCGGTGGCAGCgtcggcggtggcggtggaggcggcggcggcagcggttCGGTGCCCGAGGATGAGGTGTACGAAGATGCCTATGAGgtacgacagcagcagcgtacATCGCCGCAGCATAGCTACCCCACACACTCGCCgccaccgcagcagcagcagcagtatcaTCCACAGACGCAGCAGCAACctcaacaacagccacagcagcagcgccagagcTCGAGTCCCATCATGCGAGAG GAACCCGTGCATCCGCCATCGCCCATGTATAACACGTTAACCAAAGAGCAGCGCACTTCCTATCAGCAATACGAT CGCTCGCCGGGCTCTGACCAGGAGAGCAGCCCAAATGCTGGCTATCGGGAGGTGCGACCAGCGCCCATCCCGCCCAGCATATCCGCACATTCGATGAAG GAATACTATCAGTCGGATCGCCCGACCTACCCGGCACACTATCGCCATAGCCAGACAGACCTCACCGAATGggaggagcaccagcagcaccaagTGCCGCAGGTCCACCACAATCCGTACGGCAGCCAGATGCTGAACCACCCACAACGTCGCAGCGTCGGTCCCGAGAGTGGAGATCGTTTCACTGGCTACCGGAATGGAAGTGCGCGTGAGAACGGCGGAGATTGGGACCCAGAGGATAGGCCACGATCAAG ACGGCCGGAGGGTCGCTACAGCGATTCGACTAACAACGTGTCAGCCTCTGTGGCGAATCATTACTCGGGCTATCATCGTCGACCCATTAACCGG AGCTCCAATCTATTGTCTGCCACGCTCTGCCTGGTCAAAGAGCTTGACTACGCCAGCCTGGAGGTGCTCGAACACGCCGTGCGGTGTCGCATCGATGAGCTAGCGACTGAATGA
- the LOC4813727 gene encoding uncharacterized protein isoform X7: MTRLTEEMVIARSKQSDLGLITKLNCWGSDLTDVSIIKRMRGVEVLALSVNKISTLAHFEDCSKLQELYLRKNHIQDINEIAYLQNLPALRNLWLEENPFCDQAGANYRAIVLRALPNLKKLDNVEVTQEEVDDALRRGGSVGGGGGGGGGSGSVPEDEVYEDAYEVRQQQRTSPQHSYPTHSPPPQQQQQYHPQTQQQPQQQPQQQRQSSSPIMREEYYQSDRPTYPAHYRHSQTDLTEWEEHQQHQVPQVHHNPYGSQMLNHPQRRSVGPESGDRFTGYRNGSARENGGDWDPEDRPRSRRPEGRYSDSTNNVSASVANHYSGYHRRPINRSSNLLSATLCLVKELDYASLEVLEHAVRCRIDELATE; the protein is encoded by the exons ATGACGCGCCTCACAGAGGAAATGGTCATAGCTCGGTCCAAGCAATCGGATCTGGGCCTAATTACAAAACTGAATTGCTG GGGAAGTGATCTCACCGATGTATCCATCATCAAGCGCATGCGTGGTGTCGAGGTGCTGGCGCTTAG CGTCAATAAAATCAGCACCTTGGCGCACTTTGAAGACTGCTCGAAGCTGCAGGAACTATATCTGCGCAAGAACCACATTCAGGACATCAATGAGATTGCTTACCTGCAGAATCTGCCAGCACTGAGGAACCTCTGGCTTGAGGAGAATCCATTCTGTGACCAGGCCGGCGCCAA CTATCGGGCGATCGTATTGCGCGCTTTGCCCAATCTGAAGAAACTCGATAATGTGGAAGTCACACAGGAGGAGGTGGACGATGCCTTGCGTCGCGGTGGCAGCgtcggcggtggcggtggaggcggcggcggcagcggttCGGTGCCCGAGGATGAGGTGTACGAAGATGCCTATGAGgtacgacagcagcagcgtacATCGCCGCAGCATAGCTACCCCACACACTCGCCgccaccgcagcagcagcagcagtatcaTCCACAGACGCAGCAGCAACctcaacaacagccacagcagcagcgccagagcTCGAGTCCCATCATGCGAGAG GAATACTATCAGTCGGATCGCCCGACCTACCCGGCACACTATCGCCATAGCCAGACAGACCTCACCGAATGggaggagcaccagcagcaccaagTGCCGCAGGTCCACCACAATCCGTACGGCAGCCAGATGCTGAACCACCCACAACGTCGCAGCGTCGGTCCCGAGAGTGGAGATCGTTTCACTGGCTACCGGAATGGAAGTGCGCGTGAGAACGGCGGAGATTGGGACCCAGAGGATAGGCCACGATCAAG ACGGCCGGAGGGTCGCTACAGCGATTCGACTAACAACGTGTCAGCCTCTGTGGCGAATCATTACTCGGGCTATCATCGTCGACCCATTAACCGG AGCTCCAATCTATTGTCTGCCACGCTCTGCCTGGTCAAAGAGCTTGACTACGCCAGCCTGGAGGTGCTCGAACACGCCGTGCGGTGTCGCATCGATGAGCTAGCGACTGAATGA
- the LOC4813727 gene encoding heavy metal-associated isoprenylated plant protein 6 isoform X6, which produces MTRLTEEMVIARSKQSDLGLITKLNCWGSDLTDVSIIKRMRGVEVLALSVNKISTLAHFEDCSKLQELYLRKNHIQDINEIAYLQNLPALRNLWLEENPFCDQAGANYRAIVLRALPNLKKLDNVEVTQEEVDDALRRGGSVGGGGGGGGGSGSVPEDEVYEDAYEVRQQQRTSPQHSYPTHSPPPQQQQQYHPQTQQQPQQQPQQQRQSSSPIMREEPVHPPSPMYNTLTKEQRTSYQQYDEYYQSDRPTYPAHYRHSQTDLTEWEEHQQHQVPQVHHNPYGSQMLNHPQRRSVGPESGDRFTGYRNGSARENGGDWDPEDRPRSSRRPEGRYSDSTNNVSASVANHYSGYHRRPINRSSNLLSATLCLVKELDYASLEVLEHAVRCRIDELATE; this is translated from the exons ATGACGCGCCTCACAGAGGAAATGGTCATAGCTCGGTCCAAGCAATCGGATCTGGGCCTAATTACAAAACTGAATTGCTG GGGAAGTGATCTCACCGATGTATCCATCATCAAGCGCATGCGTGGTGTCGAGGTGCTGGCGCTTAG CGTCAATAAAATCAGCACCTTGGCGCACTTTGAAGACTGCTCGAAGCTGCAGGAACTATATCTGCGCAAGAACCACATTCAGGACATCAATGAGATTGCTTACCTGCAGAATCTGCCAGCACTGAGGAACCTCTGGCTTGAGGAGAATCCATTCTGTGACCAGGCCGGCGCCAA CTATCGGGCGATCGTATTGCGCGCTTTGCCCAATCTGAAGAAACTCGATAATGTGGAAGTCACACAGGAGGAGGTGGACGATGCCTTGCGTCGCGGTGGCAGCgtcggcggtggcggtggaggcggcggcggcagcggttCGGTGCCCGAGGATGAGGTGTACGAAGATGCCTATGAGgtacgacagcagcagcgtacATCGCCGCAGCATAGCTACCCCACACACTCGCCgccaccgcagcagcagcagcagtatcaTCCACAGACGCAGCAGCAACctcaacaacagccacagcagcagcgccagagcTCGAGTCCCATCATGCGAGAG GAACCCGTGCATCCGCCATCGCCCATGTATAACACGTTAACCAAAGAGCAGCGCACTTCCTATCAGCAATACGAT GAATACTATCAGTCGGATCGCCCGACCTACCCGGCACACTATCGCCATAGCCAGACAGACCTCACCGAATGggaggagcaccagcagcaccaagTGCCGCAGGTCCACCACAATCCGTACGGCAGCCAGATGCTGAACCACCCACAACGTCGCAGCGTCGGTCCCGAGAGTGGAGATCGTTTCACTGGCTACCGGAATGGAAGTGCGCGTGAGAACGGCGGAGATTGGGACCCAGAGGATAGGCCACGATCAAG CAGACGGCCGGAGGGTCGCTACAGCGATTCGACTAACAACGTGTCAGCCTCTGTGGCGAATCATTACTCGGGCTATCATCGTCGACCCATTAACCGG AGCTCCAATCTATTGTCTGCCACGCTCTGCCTGGTCAAAGAGCTTGACTACGCCAGCCTGGAGGTGCTCGAACACGCCGTGCGGTGTCGCATCGATGAGCTAGCGACTGAATGA